GCTGGTTCTTGCGACCCTGCTTGGAGGGGTGACCGGTTTCATCAACGTAGTGGCCGGGGGCGGATCTCTTCTCAGCCTTCCCTTCCTGATCTTTCTCGGTCTGGATGCCTCATCGGCCAATGCCACCAACCGGGTCGGCATCCTCCTTCAAAACCTGGTTGCCACGGG
Above is a genomic segment from Thermovirga sp. containing:
- a CDS encoding TSUP family transporter → MTPVMLVLATLLGGVTGFINVVAGGGSLLSLPFLIFLGLDASSANATNRVGILLQNLVATGQFKREGVLSLRESLSLGIPASIGSVAGTLLAVNLDERLLKV